In a genomic window of Sarcophilus harrisii chromosome 4, mSarHar1.11, whole genome shotgun sequence:
- the PRELP gene encoding prolargin, translated as MPWTMKPSLFWALLLFFILFLGAHSQIRPPKRRPKPGSKPKPTPRVPSPYRPGLEEPAEPTDLPPPLPPGPPSIFPDCPRECYCPPDFPSALYCDSRNLRKVPVIPSRIHYLYLQNNFITDLPIESFKNATGLRWVNLDNNRIRKIDQKVLEKLQSLVFLYMEKNQLQEVPMALPRNLEQLRLSQNQINKIPPGAFSKLENLVLLDLHHNKLSDGVFKPDTFQGLKNLMQLNLAHNILRKMPPKVPTAIHQLFLDSNNIENIPNGYFKGFPNLSFIRLNYNQLSDKGLPKNSFNISNLLVLHLSHNKLSNVPAINNRLEHLYLNNNEIQKINGTQICPNNLVAFHDFSSDLENVPHLRYLRLDGNQLKPPIPLDLMMCFRLLQSVII; from the exons ATGCCCTGGACCATGAAGCCCTCTCTCTTCTGggcccttcttctcttcttcatcttgTTCTTGGGAGCCCACAGCCAAATCAGGCCCCCCAAAAGGCGACCTAAACCTGGGTCCAAACCCAAGCCTACACCCAGAGTCCCTTCTCCATACAGACCTGGACTTGAAGAGCCTGCTGAACCCACAGACctgcctcctcctctccccccaggACCCCCATCAATCTTTCCTGACTGCCCTCGAGAATGCTACTGCCCCCCAGATTTCCCATCAGCCCTGTACTGTGACAGTCGCAACTTGCGAAAGGTACCAGTCATCCCATCCCGAATTCACTATCTCTACCTTCAGAACAATTTCATCACAGACCTTCCCATAGAGTCCTTCAAGAATGCCACTGGCCTGAGGTGGGTCAACCTCGACAACAATCGTATCCGCAAGATTGACCAGAAGGTGTTGGAGAAGCTTCAGAGTTTGGTCTTTCTCTACATGGAGAAGAACCAGCTCCAAGAGGTGCCCATGGCCCTCCCCCGCAACCTGGAGCAGCTGAGGCTAAGCCAGAACCAAATCAACAAAATCCCTCCAGGTGCCTTTAGCAAGCTGGAGAACTTGGTTCTCTTAGACCTGCACCACAACAAGCTCAGTGATGGAGTCTTCAAGCCTGACACCTTCCAAGGACTCAAGAACCTCATGCAGCTCAATTTGGCACACAACATTCTGAGAAAGATGCCCCCCAAGGTTCCCACAGCTATCCACCAGCTCTTCTTGGATAGCAACAACATCGAGAACATCCCCAATGGCTACTTCAAGGGCTTCCCTAACCTCTCTTTTATCCGGCTCAACTATAACCAGCTGTCTGACAAGGGACTCCCCAAGAACTCCTTCAACATCTCCAACCTGTTGGTTCTCCATCTGTCGCACAACAAGCTCAGCAATGTGCCAGCCATCAATAACCGGCTGGAGCACCTGTACCTAAACAACAATGAGATTCAGA aAATCAACGGGACCCAGATCTGCCCCAACAACTTGGTTGCATTTCATGACTTCTCCTCAGACTTGGAAAATGTGCCTCACCTCCGTTACCTGCGACTCGATGGGAACCAGCTAAAGCCACCTATTCCACTAGACCTGATGATGTGTTTCCGGCTCCTGCAGTCTGTGATCATCTAA